GCACTCTGGGAGGACAGCCGCCGATAAGGCGGAGGAAGGAGTGGGCCACGGCAGGTCAGTATGCCCCGAATCCCCCGGGCCACACGCGTGCTGCAATGGCAGGTACAATCGGTTCCTACCTCGTGAGAGGATGGTAATCCCTAAAGCCTGTCGTAGTTTGGATCGAGGGCTGCAACCCGCCCTCGTGAAACTGGAATGCCTAGTAATCGCGTGTCATTAACGCGCGGTGAATACGTCCCTGCTCCTTGCACACACCGCCCGTCGTTCCACTCGAGTGGGCTTTGGGTGAGGCGCGGTCCTTAGTGGCTGTGTCGAGCCTGAGGTTCGCGAGAGGGGAAAAGTCGTAACAAGGTGGCCGTAGGGGAACCTGCGGCCGGATCACCTCCTAAGTAAGCAACGCTTTGCTTGTGGGTTGGAGGGGAAAGATTGTTCAGTGCGCTAAGCTTGATGCTACTTTTATTTCATTGTTGGAGAAAAAATAGATGGGTAGGCGGTTTTTGGTGTCTCAATTGCTTATTCTTTTTTAAGGGTGATTTCCATTGTTGAGACGTTTCTTGGGTTGCCGCCTTCTCTGGGTGTGATTTGTTCGGTGCCGATGGAAATGGCGTGTACTTTGGTGTCTTTGAAGAATCGGTTGCGAACGATTTCAGCGACATCAACAGCTGTGCTTATGGCGCGGCCACGTGCCTTTAATGTGACTTCGGTTGTGTTGCCCATGTTAAAGCCTGTAATGACTGCCATGACGTAGTTCATTGGAGGTTTGTTTCCGACGTAAATCACGTTTGGTTCTGTACTCATTTTGTATATCTGCCTTCTTTGTGTATATAGTAATAAAGGCAATAGACAGACTAGTATATGAACGTATAGGAACAAAAAACTAGAATTAAAGTAGGACAATCACCGCATGTCCTTAACTTCTTCCTTTCTCACGTGTTTGCCAATCATCTAGAGCCTATAATGGAGAGTCTAATCCCGGAAGCCACATACTTCTACAGCCACATGTCTGTTGTGCTCAGTAAAGTTAATAGGAGACAATCCTTACAAGCCTTTAAGCTCATAATTGAAAGGGGATTCACAAGCATGCCAAGATTCAAACAAATTGCAGATATCCTAAAGCTCATGGATAAAAAAGAGAACATACGGAACATTGGAATAATCGCCCATATAGATCATGGCAAAACAACTATGACAGATAGCCTTCTCACTGAAGCGGGCCTCCTAAGCCCAAAAATCGCAGGTGTGGCCCGAGCCCTAGACTACCTTGAGGAAGAGCAAAAACGAGGAATTACAATAAAAACCGCCAACATCAGCCTTCTCCACGAGGAAAAAGGCACCCTATACCTAATTAACCTCATTGATACTCCAGGCCACGTAGATTTTACGGGAAAAGTTACACGTGCCCTGCGCGCCATAGACGGAGTGGTAGTGGTCGTGGACGCAGTTGAAGAAGTCATGGTTCAAACCGAAACGGTCACTCGGCAAGCCCTTAACGAACGCGTAAAACCCGTATTATTCATAAACAAAGTCGACCGCCTAATCAAAGAGCTCAAACTAGGTCCAGATGAAATCCAAGCAAAACTTGCTCGCATAATACGTGACTTCAACAACCTTATCGCCCTATATGGCGAGGCTGAACAAAAAGAAAACTGGAAAGTTGACGTTGCAAAAGGTACAGTTGCCTTCGGTTCAGCTCTCCACCGCTGGGGTTTTACCGTCGATATCGCTAAAGAAAAAGACATAAAGTTCAACGACATAATAGATGCTTACAAGAACGAGAAAGTCGAGGAGCTAGTCCAAGAACTGCCTCTTTTCAAGGCCATCCTCACAATGGTCGTCAAGCATCTACCAAACCCCATGGAAGCTCAAAGATACCGAATTCCAAAAGTCTGGAAAGGCGACATTGACTCTGAACTGGGAAAAGCCATGATGAACGCTGACTCTAAAGGTCCGATAGTGATGTGCATTACATTAGCACAGCTGGATCCACATGCCGGACTAGTAGCCACAGGACGCCTATTCTCCGGAGTTGTGAGGGAAGGAGAGCGAGTATACCTCGTAGGCGCTAAAAGAGACTATCGCGTACAGCAAGTTTCCATGTATATGGGTGCTTTCAGAGAAGTTGTTGGTCAGATAGACGCGGGTAACATAGCTGCGGTTCTAGGTCTTGATCAGGCAAGAGCAGGTGAAACTCTGGTAAGCGTTAATAGTAAAGATGGGATGGTTCCTTTCGAGCGCATAAAATACGTCTCCGAACCAGTCATCACAATAGCCATTGAACCAAAACACCCTAGGGATTTACCTCGTCTCATCGATGTCATGCACCGTCTAGCCATCGAAGACCCCAACTTGGTAACAAGCATAAACAAAGAAACCGGCGAATACCTACTAAGTGGGATGGGCGAGCTTCACCTAGAAATTGCAGTGAAGTTTCTCCGAGAATTCGCGGGTGGGGACTTCGAAATAATTACGTCCAAACCACTAGTGGTCTACAGAGAATCAACTCTGTCGCCAAGCGCAGTGGTTATGGCAAAAAGTCCGAACAAACATAATAAGTTCTGGATACAACTGGAGCCACTTGAAAAGAATATTATTCAGTTGATTGAGAAGGGTGACTTAGCAGAGGAAATGGCGCGAAAGAAGATGGGCATTGTTTTGAAAGAAGCTGGCTGGCCCACTGAACAGGCAAGAAACATATGGGCACTTGAAGAACATAGAAATATTCTGGTTGACTTGACAAAAGGCGTACAGTATCTGCGGGAAATTCGAGACATGATAATTTCAGGGTTCACGTGGGCCTGCCAAAATGGGCCGCTGTGTGAAGAGCCCATTCGAGGATTGAAAGTGAAGCTAATGGATGCCTCGTTGCATGAGGACCCTGTGCATAGAGGCCCAGCCCAAGTTATGCCAGCTGCTCGACGTGGAATTCTTGGCTCATTCTTGTCTTCGAACCCTGTCATTCTTGAGCCCGTCTACAAGATCAGCGTGTCTGTGGCAGCTCAATGGGTTGGTGAAGTTTCTGGTCTGATCACTAGAAAGAGGGGGCGTATCATTGCCTCGGAGCAGAAAGGTCCTTTAACGATGATTACAGGGTTCATTCCTGTTGCTGAAACTTTCGGATTGTCTGCTGAAATGAGGTCAGCTACTTCAGGGCATGCTTTTTGGCAAACCGCTTTTGATCATTGGGAAAAGGCACCGGAGAATGTAACCGCCGAGGTTATTAAGACGATTAGAGAAAGGAGAGGTCTGTCGCCAGACATACCCAATGCCAGTCGGTTCATTGACCAGGCCTAAGAGCTCAGCTTTCACTGGTTTTCGACAGTATTCTTGTTGTAGATTATGTGTCCAGCGAAGGTATTAGCAATGAACCGTCACAAGCCGCCGAGTTAAGTTGCGGGAAATCTTCGTTGAGCTACAAAATAAAAATTCTAAGCCACCTACACCAAGAAGGCTAAATAATGAAGAAACGTAAAATGAACACTAAAACAGCAGTTCGCCTCAAAGCCCCAAAATCGACTAGAGCCGAAATGACTCTGCGAAGAGCAATGACCAAGAAAGGCTTACGTTACTTTAGCCAATACATGATACGATGCGTAGACGGCAACGACAAAGCTTGGACGTTCACCGTAGATTTTCTAGTTCACTCAAACACAATCGTCGAAGTGAAAGGCGAAACCCATAAGTGGAGTCGACAACAAGAAAAAGACGATTGGAGAGAAAACCTACTAAGAAAACAAGGATTCAACGTAGTCACAGTCACGGACGAAGAAGTAAACAAAAACATTGACGAATGCCTTAAAAAAATAATGCAAGTTTGCCCTCGCAGCAAAGAGGCGAGAATTTAATGGCATCGTCAAGTCTTGAAGCGTCCCCAATGTTAGCTGGCGAGAAGCGTAAAGAGTGGAGTAAGCAGCACCCATCTATAAACAGGTGGCTAAGCAACCTTCAACCCAAAACTCAAATCAGATATCTCTATTACGCGCACAAATACTTTACGTGGGTCAGCCAGAAAGGGCCAGACCTCTTCAAAAACAAAACGCCAGAACAGCTCCTAGACATGCAGGATGAATGCGTACGACAAAGAGCGCAGTTCAAACAAGTTGACCTGCTGCGTTCATATTTGAACGAGAGGGAAGGCACGTACTCGACGAAGATGCTGATTAAAAGCGCCATTTATAGCTTCTACGCTTCCAACCACGTGCCCTTGCCCCGCGACATAAACTTTAAGATAAGAGCAACCAGAGAAAGCGTTAAAGGACACATGAGCATCAAAGAATTGAAGAACATTATTCTAAGTAGCAACAAATTCCACCAAGCCATTTTCATCATCATGTTTCAATCTAGCATGGGCCTGAATGAACTGGTGTATTTTAACACTCACTGCTGGCAGCAAGTTAAGAAGCAACTGGACGAGGGAAAACAAGTAGTCAGAGTAGACTTGCCTAGACGCAAACACCGCTACATGAAGCCTAAAGGCGGCTACTTCACCTTCTTCGGCAAAGACGGCGTTGACAAACTGAAGAAGTACCTAGAAGTAAGAGGCACAGTTACACGAAAAGACAGAACAGTACAAGACACATTGCCCAAACTGGAAGAAGCCATCTTCGTCACCGAAAAGTGGGCTCTAATAAGCGGGGAATCAATTAGTTGCTACTTCAAAAGGCACACCGTAAAAATGGGGATCATCAAAAAAGAAGGCTGGAAGCAAACTTGTCAGATACAGGGTTCATGCACACGAAATGAGAGACACGTACAGGACAGAATGGAATTTAACAGATGCCAAACAATTCATGGCAGAATTCTTCTTAGGTCACAGCATCGACTCAAACCAGTACAACAAAGTTTTCAACCGGTCTGAATGGGCACAAGAACAGTTTGAACAGGCAGAGCCTTACTTGAACATCCTAAGTGAAGACCTTAGAACCGTTTCAAGAAAGGACGTGCACACGCTTGAAAAGAACTTGCAGGCCGCGAATAAGCGCATAGAGGAATTAAAGCTGCGACTTAACGGTTGGGGCATGGCTCCACCGCAAATGGACGAATTAATGAAGCGGTTAGAAGCACTTGAGAAGAGGGGTAACAACGATAGAGAGACTAGATAACATATTCACTGGGGAGGATGTGAACACGTGACTAGATATTTCTTTACATATCTTTTGCAGCTTTGGACGATGCCACTAGATAAGGGGGATTTTTCTCCACATATAGCCTTGAATGATGAAGTGGTGGGCAACCTTTCTGGTTGTAGTTTACGATAAAATCTCCCACTAAATCTCCTAGACTACTATGAGATAACGGTTTAATTTTTCCGTTCTTTACGAGCTGCGTCAATTCATCTTGGAAACTCAAAAATTCATCCATAGAACCTCTTTTCTCTTCCTTTCCTTTCAAAAAAATTTCAAAAAGCTTTTCAGAATTATTTCCATGTTTTTTCTTAAAAGACCCTAAATCGATTCTCACCCACTTTTTTCCATATAATTCTTCTGTCAATGGTCTGTCTGAAGGTTCAGCATCGTTAAGATTTTTTTCGATCCATTTCTTAATTCCATTTTCTTCCATCATATCAAATATGTGATGAGCCCCAAGAACAGACTGATACAAGAATTTTAAGAGATCTCTTAAAGTGACTCCTTCATGAGCATCAACATATTTCTTAATAATTCTGCTAAACTCGTCGTTGCAATCACCAACAAATTCTAATTCAGTCAATGAAAGTTCTTCAACTGCCATAGATACTTTAGAAATATTTCCTAAATTTAACACTATGGTAGACTTCTTTGTGCATACAAAAATGTAAAAGTTATCTATCAGA
This genomic window from Candidatus Bathyarchaeota archaeon contains:
- the albA gene encoding DNA-binding protein Alba, encoding MSTEPNVIYVGNKPPMNYVMAVITGFNMGNTTEVTLKARGRAISTAVDVAEIVRNRFFKDTKVHAISIGTEQITPREGGNPRNVSTMEITLKKE
- a CDS encoding elongation factor EF-2, with product MPRFKQIADILKLMDKKENIRNIGIIAHIDHGKTTMTDSLLTEAGLLSPKIAGVARALDYLEEEQKRGITIKTANISLLHEEKGTLYLINLIDTPGHVDFTGKVTRALRAIDGVVVVVDAVEEVMVQTETVTRQALNERVKPVLFINKVDRLIKELKLGPDEIQAKLARIIRDFNNLIALYGEAEQKENWKVDVAKGTVAFGSALHRWGFTVDIAKEKDIKFNDIIDAYKNEKVEELVQELPLFKAILTMVVKHLPNPMEAQRYRIPKVWKGDIDSELGKAMMNADSKGPIVMCITLAQLDPHAGLVATGRLFSGVVREGERVYLVGAKRDYRVQQVSMYMGAFREVVGQIDAGNIAAVLGLDQARAGETLVSVNSKDGMVPFERIKYVSEPVITIAIEPKHPRDLPRLIDVMHRLAIEDPNLVTSINKETGEYLLSGMGELHLEIAVKFLREFAGGDFEIITSKPLVVYRESTLSPSAVVMAKSPNKHNKFWIQLEPLEKNIIQLIEKGDLAEEMARKKMGIVLKEAGWPTEQARNIWALEEHRNILVDLTKGVQYLREIRDMIISGFTWACQNGPLCEEPIRGLKVKLMDASLHEDPVHRGPAQVMPAARRGILGSFLSSNPVILEPVYKISVSVAAQWVGEVSGLITRKRGRIIASEQKGPLTMITGFIPVAETFGLSAEMRSATSGHAFWQTAFDHWEKAPENVTAEVIKTIRERRGLSPDIPNASRFIDQA
- a CDS encoding DUF559 domain-containing protein, with the translated sequence MKKRKMNTKTAVRLKAPKSTRAEMTLRRAMTKKGLRYFSQYMIRCVDGNDKAWTFTVDFLVHSNTIVEVKGETHKWSRQQEKDDWRENLLRKQGFNVVTVTDEEVNKNIDECLKKIMQVCPRSKEARI